One genomic segment of Leishmania braziliensis MHOM/BR/75/M2904 complete genome, chromosome 7 includes these proteins:
- the SCG1 gene encoding phosphoglycan beta 1,3 galactosyltransferase 1, producing MRNERDIIRRVVPVVPPNAMRRNASLVSQNSSVLSGPANTSNFCDCTRGRAEPDQTRLLGSREGDAASLEKGEGFPDEAALSLPFRFCRHLRGFAAQAVHSRTQRRRLVALIILPAVLVTLYYIGSFATAGHSRQSHGSIELQRKLSTLLDRGTFSVLVQHESALQRLASAQHALDAAAADGKARLRSDQLPSWTLRVIDKNCTMCFDRVTYGAAVAGGYGEMAGGRPDQEAKGLPVFATTSTPLGLMGPMLFAMASVTDDVDVAAELPLWSWVSRSYAQQRHLANASLRKSKSTQPQHLVVMGIPSTDQPMRYPLRDAQRATWLTYREVARAENNFTGALLQLYVFAAAERRSDNSPRDTVDTAQLAPTVNEYAAANLQRLEVEGGDATNAPSYVQRRVVLRDGWRDVSKADGAVWESPCIGVKASVVSPEGIVGGATSLTKLSSALSLPATPAFTSAARYMCHVSTALWQEALHHRNSLWLDFLADRHPTTNKKMGMSNSWGVPTEVGMSQKVVIWLNYAYTAFPDVPYLMKGDDDMYLKVPQYLSDLRYTQQGEWGRPRSLMATIPHGDVIPATLGIDDTKDCLYRVWRLYYAGDIIYGNGVGYILDRRLVQAALNPFGSSNVLLLRLLTEPYNSSLHNEYLSLIMQYEDVLVGKQVKDHLGAVRQLCPGRRVCYMADSEPRAHQILRPAGSRITWNSVMTHFGMPAIPYYVHYFHKNELKVAEEAKRLIERGFDVNAIEANATKCMEDWVTSQVPKTLVGLGSVLELDWVRGKPRTTYVVAEEDDVAVYDVRYKRARRYITKCIWESGW from the coding sequence ATGAGAAACGAGCGAGACATTATAAGGAGGGTCGTGCCTGTCGTGCCCCCAAACGCCATGCGCCGCAAcgcttctctcgtctctcagAACAGTTCTGTGCTGAGCGGCCCTGCGAACACCTCCAACTTCTGCGATTGCACACGCGGCAGGGCGGAGCCGGATCAAACTCGGTTGCTGGGCAgtagggagggggacgcAGCTTCACTTGAGAAAGGTGAAGGCTTTCCGGATGAGGCAGCACTAAGCCTCCCGTTTCGTTTTTGCAGACATCTTCGGGGATTTGCTGCACAGGCTGTGCATTCACGCActcagcgccgtcgcctggtTGCACTAATCATCCTACCTGCTGTCCTGGTTACGCTATACTACATCGGCTCATTTGCAACTGCTGGCCACTCAAGACAGAGCCACGGATCGATAGAGTTACAGAGGAAACTGTCGACCCTCTTAGATCGTGGTACGTTTtctgtgctggtgcagcacgagAGTGCATTGCAACGTCTGGCGTCAGCACAGCATGCCcttgatgccgctgctgctgacggtaAGGCGCGTCTGAGGAGTGATCAGCTGCCGTCGTGGACACTACGCGTGATCGACAAGAACTGCACGATGTGCTTCGACAGGGTGACGTACGGTGCGGCGGTTGCAGGGGGGTATGGGGAAATGGCCGGCGGCAGACCAGATCAGGAGGCCAAAGGACTTCCTGTGTTCGCGACGACATCTACGCCGCTGGGCCTCATGGGGCCGATGCTGTTTGCGATGGCGAGCGTGACGGACGACGTGGACGTcgccgcggagctgccgctgtggtcaTGGGTGAGCCGGTcgtacgcgcagcagcgccacctcgccaacgcgtcgctgcggaagAGCAAGAgtacgcagccgcagcacttGGTGGTGATGGGCATACCCTCAACAGACCAGCCAATGCGCTATCCGCTGCGGGATGCGCAGCGCGCGACGTGGCTGACGTACCGCGAGGTTGCGCGTGCCGAGAATAACTTCACTGGCGCGCTGCTACAGCTGTACGtgttcgctgctgcggagcgtCGCTCTGACAACTCGCCGCGCGACACCGTGGATACGGCACAGCTCGCTCCAACCGTGAACGAGTATGCTGCAGCGAACTTACAGCGGCTGGAGGTAGAgggcggcgacgccaccAATGCACCCAGCTACGTGCAGCGTCGCGTGGTGTTGCGTGATGGATGGCGCGACGTCTCCAAAGCCGATGGCGCCGTGTGGGAGTCGCCTTGCATCGGTGTGAAGGCCTCCGTGGTGAGTCCAGAGGGAATTGTGGGCGGGGCTACGTCACTTACGAAGCTCTCCTCTGCACTGTCGCTGCCGGCGACACCCGCCTTCACTTCGGCGGCGCGGTACATGTGCCACGTATCcactgcgctgtggcaggaggcgctgcaccatcGCAACTCGCTGTGGCTCGATTTTTTGGCGGACCGGCATCCGACTACAAACAAGAAGATGGGCATGTCTAACTCGTGGGGTGTTCCGACGGAAGTCGGGATGAGCCAAAAGGTCGTGATATGGCTAAACTACGCGTACACTGCCTTCCCAGACGTGCCGTACTTGATGAAGGGCGATGACGACATGTACCTGAAGGTACCGCAGTACCTCAGCGACCTACGCTACACGCAACAGGGCGAGTGGGGGAGACCGCGTAGCTTGATGGCGACCATTCCGCACGGCGACGTTATACCGGCGACGCTGGGCATCGATGACACGAAGGATTGCCTGTATCGAGTGTGGCGGCTGTACTACGCAGGTGACATCATATATGGCAACGGGGTGGGCTACATTCTGGACCGACGCCTCGTACAAGCTGCGCTGAACCCATTTGGTAGCAGCAATGTTCTTCTGCTCAGGCTGTTGACCGAGCCGTACAATTCTAGCCTGCACAACGAATATCTCAGCTTGATCATGCAGTATGAAGATGTGCTTGTGGGGAAACAGGTGAAAGACCACCTCGGGGCTGTGAGGCAGTTGTGCCcggggcggcgcgtgtgctACATGGCGGACAGTGAGCCCCGGGCACACCAGATTCTGCGACCAGCAGGTTCCAGAATCACATGGAACTCGGTGATGACGCACTTTGGAATGCCAGCGATACCCTACTATGTCCACTACTTCCACAAGAACGAGCTCaaggtggcagaggaggcgaagcgcctGATTGAGCGGGGGTTCGACGTGAATGCAATTGAGGCGAATGCTACAAAGTGCATGGAAGACTGGGTGACCTCGCAGGTACCGAAGACCCTGGTGGGCCTGGGAAGCGTACTTGAATTGGACTGGGTACGCGGCAAGCCACGCACCACGTACGTTGtggccgaggaggacgacgtcgCGGTGTATGATGTTCGGTACAAACGCGCCCGAAGGTACATTACCAAGTGTATCTGGGAGTCGGGCTGGTAG